In one window of Paracoccus saliphilus DNA:
- a CDS encoding carbohydrate ABC transporter permease — translation MELFWLAISTIAIGVFGCVAWFWGSNMILDTIYPPRGERAGDNIRRANQIRPWLFLGPAILFLGLYLVYPVLDSLWRSLHNADGSQFVGTDNYSWAVGDSKFRESMRNNMLWLLVVPALSTLFGLIAAQLTDRIKWGNIGKSLIFMPMAISFVGAGVIWKFIYEYRDAGETQIGLLNYLVTKLGGDPQLWLTLIPWNNFFLMIVLVWIQTGFAMVILSAALRGIPEETIEAAILDGASPLQVFFKIKVPQIVGTIAVVWTTITIVVLKVFDIVFVMTNGQWGTQVLANLMYDWMFRGTPDYGRGSAIAIVLMILVTPIMIWNIRNVRKEVR, via the coding sequence ATGGAACTGTTCTGGCTTGCCATAAGCACAATCGCGATTGGCGTTTTCGGCTGCGTGGCCTGGTTCTGGGGATCGAACATGATCCTCGACACGATCTACCCGCCGCGCGGAGAGAGGGCGGGCGACAATATCCGCAGGGCTAACCAGATCCGGCCCTGGCTGTTTCTTGGGCCCGCGATCCTGTTCCTGGGATTGTACCTCGTCTATCCGGTTCTCGACAGCCTGTGGCGGTCGCTGCACAACGCGGATGGCAGCCAATTCGTGGGCACCGACAACTATAGTTGGGCCGTGGGCGATTCGAAGTTCCGCGAGTCGATGCGCAACAACATGCTGTGGCTGCTGGTCGTCCCGGCGCTGTCCACGCTGTTCGGCCTGATCGCCGCGCAGCTGACCGATCGGATCAAATGGGGTAATATCGGTAAATCGCTGATTTTCATGCCGATGGCCATCAGTTTTGTCGGCGCGGGGGTGATCTGGAAATTCATTTATGAATACCGTGACGCAGGCGAAACGCAGATCGGCCTGCTCAATTACCTCGTGACCAAACTGGGAGGAGATCCGCAGCTCTGGCTGACACTCATCCCGTGGAACAATTTCTTCCTGATGATCGTGCTGGTCTGGATCCAGACCGGCTTTGCCATGGTGATCCTGTCGGCTGCCCTGCGCGGCATCCCAGAAGAGACTATCGAGGCCGCGATCCTTGACGGCGCTTCGCCTCTGCAGGTGTTCTTCAAGATCAAGGTGCCGCAGATCGTGGGCACCATCGCGGTTGTCTGGACCACCATCACCATCGTCGTGCTCAAGGTCTTCGACATCGTCTTCGTGATGACCAACGGGCAATGGGGCACGCAGGTGCTGGCGAACCTCATGTATGACTGGATGTTCCGCGGCACCCCCGATTACGGCCGCGGCTCGGCCATCGCCATCGTCCTGATGATCCTGGTGACGCCGATCATGATCTGGAACATCCGCAATGTCCGCAAGGAGGTCCGCTGA
- a CDS encoding M20 aminoacylase family protein, whose translation MQSIDRIAEFADELTAIRQDFHRHPELGFEEHRTSARVAELLQEWGIEVTRGVGGTGVVGVLDGKQPGRTIGLRADMDALPMDEQTNLPYASSNPGVFHGCGHDGHTTMLLGAARYLAETRDFTGRAVFIFQPAEEGLGGARAMLRDGLFERFPCDELYGMHNSPYSEHAELRIRAGKAQAGAGFFDIEIKGRGSHGAMPQVSRDPIVIGSGLVKDMQEIVSRNTDPTHAAVVSVTEFHAGSAYNVIPESAVLRGTFRYFDDADGAMIEARIRQLCAGLALAHEIEISADIRNVFDVLSNDPERVGNLIEVAQELLGDKAQANAELTMGSEDMADLLREVPGAFFNLGHGGTVPLHNPGFVFDDSILPVGASLLARLVEKRGRA comes from the coding sequence ATGCAAAGCATCGACCGCATCGCCGAATTCGCCGATGAACTGACCGCAATTCGCCAAGATTTTCATCGCCATCCCGAACTGGGCTTTGAAGAACACCGCACCTCGGCACGGGTGGCGGAATTGCTGCAGGAATGGGGGATCGAGGTCACGCGTGGCGTCGGCGGAACGGGCGTGGTCGGCGTGCTCGATGGAAAGCAACCCGGCCGAACCATCGGCCTTCGTGCCGATATGGACGCGCTGCCGATGGATGAGCAGACCAACCTGCCCTATGCCTCAAGCAATCCCGGCGTGTTCCATGGCTGTGGCCATGACGGTCATACGACCATGCTGCTTGGCGCGGCGCGCTACCTGGCCGAAACGCGCGATTTCACGGGCCGCGCCGTGTTCATCTTTCAACCCGCCGAAGAAGGGTTGGGCGGCGCGCGCGCAATGCTGCGCGACGGGTTGTTCGAGCGGTTTCCCTGCGATGAGCTGTATGGGATGCATAACTCGCCCTATAGCGAACATGCCGAATTGCGGATCAGGGCTGGCAAGGCACAAGCGGGGGCAGGCTTTTTCGATATAGAAATCAAGGGCCGGGGCAGTCACGGCGCGATGCCGCAGGTCAGCCGCGACCCGATCGTGATCGGCAGCGGGCTGGTCAAGGACATGCAGGAGATCGTCTCGCGCAATACCGATCCGACACATGCGGCGGTTGTCTCGGTGACCGAATTCCACGCGGGCAGCGCCTATAACGTGATCCCCGAATCCGCCGTCCTGCGCGGCACCTTCCGCTATTTCGACGACGCCGACGGCGCCATGATCGAGGCACGCATCCGGCAGCTTTGCGCGGGCCTGGCATTGGCGCATGAGATTGAAATCTCGGCGGATATTCGCAATGTCTTCGATGTCCTGTCGAATGATCCCGAGCGCGTCGGGAACCTGATCGAGGTGGCGCAGGAACTACTGGGCGACAAGGCGCAGGCGAATGCCGAGCTGACGATGGGCTCGGAGGATATGGCCGATCTGCTGCGCGAAGTTCCGGGGGCTTTCTTCAACCTCGGACATGGCGGAACGGTGCCGCTGCATAATCCGGGCTTTGTCTTTGACGACAGCATATTGCCGGTCGGGGCAAGCCTGTTGGCGCGATTGGTCGAAAAGCGCGGCAGAGCCTGA
- a CDS encoding alpha-amylase family glycosyl hydrolase translates to MTKDWWKGGIIYQIYPRSFQDTTGDGVGDLAGIAQRLPYVASLGVDAVWISPFFTSPMKDFGYDVSDYRGIDPMFGTMEDFDWLVERAHELGLKVMIDLVMSHSSDQHPWFTESRSSRDNDKSTWYVWADPKPDGTPPTNWLSIFGGSAWQWDARREQYYLHNFLTSQPDLNFHNLEVQDALLEMVQFWLDKGVDGFRLDTINFYFHDAELRDNPPLAPELRKSDTAPSVNPYNHQSHKFDKSQPENVAFLERLNQLLKPSGAVVVGEIGDSERGPELLEEYTGVPGRIEMSYVFDFLSGEDLQAGRIAEVFQRLQDTAPNAWPCWAMSNHDVMRHISRWNLSDQAAKAYCTVMMCLRGSVCLYQGEELGLHEAELQFEELRDPYGIEFWPEYKGRDGCRTPMVWDMGVNGGFSTSQPWLPVPHTHLQRTVVGQEADAQSVLHHYRWAIGLRRKHSALRGGSMTEIEADGPVLSFRRSDHAQTLQIRANLSDEPAGGMAPWQVQIIEG, encoded by the coding sequence ATGACGAAAGACTGGTGGAAGGGCGGGATCATCTATCAGATCTACCCGCGCAGTTTCCAGGACACGACCGGCGACGGAGTCGGCGATCTGGCCGGGATCGCTCAGCGCCTGCCCTATGTTGCCTCGCTCGGGGTGGATGCCGTCTGGATCTCGCCCTTCTTCACCTCTCCGATGAAGGATTTCGGCTATGATGTCAGCGATTATCGCGGCATCGACCCGATGTTCGGCACCATGGAGGATTTCGACTGGCTGGTCGAGCGCGCGCATGAGCTGGGCCTCAAGGTGATGATCGACCTGGTGATGTCACATAGTTCGGACCAGCATCCGTGGTTCACGGAAAGCCGCTCCAGCCGCGATAACGACAAGTCGACCTGGTATGTCTGGGCCGATCCCAAGCCGGACGGAACGCCGCCCACCAACTGGCTGTCGATCTTCGGTGGCAGTGCGTGGCAATGGGATGCGCGGCGCGAGCAGTATTACCTGCATAATTTCCTGACCTCGCAGCCGGATCTGAATTTCCATAATCTCGAAGTGCAGGACGCGCTGCTCGAGATGGTGCAGTTCTGGCTGGACAAGGGCGTTGACGGCTTCCGCCTGGACACGATCAATTTCTATTTCCACGATGCCGAGTTGCGGGACAACCCGCCACTTGCGCCCGAATTGCGCAAGTCCGACACGGCGCCATCGGTCAATCCCTACAACCACCAAAGCCACAAGTTCGACAAGTCGCAGCCCGAGAATGTTGCCTTCCTTGAACGTCTGAACCAGTTGTTGAAACCAAGCGGTGCCGTGGTTGTCGGTGAAATCGGCGATAGCGAGCGCGGTCCGGAACTGCTCGAGGAATATACCGGCGTGCCGGGCCGGATCGAGATGTCCTATGTCTTCGATTTCCTGTCGGGCGAGGATCTTCAGGCCGGTCGAATCGCCGAGGTGTTCCAGAGGCTGCAGGATACGGCGCCGAACGCCTGGCCGTGCTGGGCGATGTCCAACCATGACGTCATGCGCCATATCAGCCGTTGGAACCTCTCGGATCAGGCCGCCAAGGCCTATTGCACTGTTATGATGTGCCTGCGCGGCTCGGTCTGCCTTTACCAGGGAGAAGAGCTGGGCCTGCACGAGGCCGAGCTGCAATTCGAGGAGCTGCGCGATCCCTATGGCATCGAGTTCTGGCCCGAGTACAAGGGCCGCGACGGTTGCCGGACCCCGATGGTTTGGGACATGGGTGTGAATGGCGGGTTCTCGACCAGTCAGCCTTGGCTGCCGGTTCCGCATACGCATCTGCAGCGCACCGTGGTCGGGCAGGAAGCCGATGCGCAATCGGTGCTGCATCATTACCGCTGGGCGATTGGGCTGCGCCGCAAGCATAGCGCGCTACGTGGCGGCAGCATGACCGAGATCGAGGCCGATGGTCCGGTCCTGTCGTTCCGCCGCTCTGACCATGCGCAGACCTTGCAGATACGCGCCAATCTGTCCGATGAACCTGCAGGCGGAATGGCGCCCTGGCAGGTTCAGATCATCGAGGGTTAA
- a CDS encoding ABC transporter substrate-binding protein, whose translation MRTVFYSTAAAAALIAGVAQAQMVIEPGSDDRINWQSLEDFKASHTGLEGQEFNILGPWLGADRDLFTSLLPYFEEATGAKANYSGSDSFEQQIVIDSEAGSPPDVAVLPQPGLAADLAAKGHITPLGDEMAQWVRDNYAAGDSWADLGTYAGADGSEAFYAFPFKADVKSLVWYVPENFEDAGYEVPETYEDLKALSEQIAEDGETPWCIGLGSGGATGWPATDWVEDLMLRINSPEDYDAWTTNEMPFNDPKVVAAIEEFGWFAKNDDFVAGGAGSVASTDFRDSPKGLFEYPPDCYMHRQASFIPSFFPEGTEIGLDADFFYFPAPADGSLGQPVLGGGTLFSVFSDNQAAMAFIDFLKVPAVHEIWMAQKGFVTPHTGVNTDAYGDETLKRMGQILLDATTFRFDGSDLMPGSIGAGAFWTGMVDFVGGKSAQDVADAIQQSWTTVK comes from the coding sequence ATGAGAACCGTATTCTATTCGACCGCGGCGGCGGCTGCCTTGATTGCCGGGGTCGCGCAGGCCCAGATGGTCATAGAGCCCGGCAGCGACGACCGCATCAACTGGCAAAGTCTCGAGGATTTCAAGGCATCCCATACCGGGCTGGAAGGGCAAGAGTTCAACATCCTTGGCCCGTGGCTGGGCGCTGACCGGGATCTTTTCACATCTCTGCTGCCCTATTTCGAAGAGGCGACCGGGGCGAAGGCCAATTATTCCGGTTCCGACAGTTTCGAGCAGCAGATCGTAATCGACAGCGAGGCAGGGTCGCCCCCTGATGTCGCGGTTTTGCCGCAGCCCGGACTGGCGGCCGATCTGGCTGCGAAGGGGCATATCACACCCCTGGGCGATGAAATGGCGCAATGGGTGCGCGACAATTATGCGGCGGGCGATAGCTGGGCCGATCTGGGAACCTATGCCGGCGCAGATGGCAGCGAAGCGTTCTACGCATTCCCCTTCAAGGCCGATGTGAAATCGCTGGTCTGGTATGTGCCCGAGAATTTCGAGGATGCGGGCTACGAAGTTCCGGAAACCTACGAGGATCTGAAGGCATTGTCGGAGCAGATCGCCGAGGATGGCGAAACGCCATGGTGTATCGGATTGGGCTCTGGCGGTGCGACGGGCTGGCCCGCGACGGATTGGGTCGAGGACCTGATGCTGCGCATCAACAGTCCCGAGGATTACGACGCCTGGACCACCAACGAGATGCCCTTCAACGATCCCAAGGTCGTCGCGGCCATCGAGGAATTCGGATGGTTTGCCAAGAATGACGATTTCGTCGCCGGTGGTGCGGGTTCTGTCGCGTCGACCGATTTCCGCGACAGTCCCAAGGGACTCTTCGAATATCCGCCCGATTGCTACATGCATCGCCAGGCCAGCTTCATCCCCTCCTTCTTCCCGGAAGGGACCGAGATCGGTCTGGACGCGGATTTCTTCTATTTCCCGGCACCAGCCGATGGCAGCCTTGGGCAGCCGGTGCTTGGCGGTGGTACGTTGTTCTCGGTGTTTTCGGACAACCAGGCGGCGATGGCCTTCATCGATTTCCTGAAGGTTCCCGCCGTGCATGAGATCTGGATGGCACAGAAGGGCTTCGTGACCCCGCATACCGGCGTGAATACCGATGCCTATGGCGACGAGACGCTCAAGAGGATGGGGCAGATCCTGCTGGACGCGACGACCTTCCGCTTTGACGGTTCCGACCTGATGCCCGGCTCGATCGGCGCTGGGGCGTTCTGGACCGGCATGGTCGATTTCGTCGGCGGCAAATCGGCGCAGGACGTGGCCGACGCCATCCAGCAAAGCTGGACGACCGTCAAGTAA
- a CDS encoding carbohydrate ABC transporter permease has protein sequence MEGMAGQKSSLTWVVNISAFLLVLAWTIPTLGLFVSSFRDRDQIASSGWWASFSASEQTGFVRTGTDDDATQVDGLYVIEGTVLEGDQKLTAWGIRSREPGAFQPGETTEIEDGWQLTVNEDGSYRLTSEAPFEMRRGERIFTTTKAPANLTTANYQRVLTAEGLGRAFMNTLTVAIPATVIPILIAAFAAYALAWMQFPGRALLTAAVVGLLVVPLQVSLIPLLQMHNSIGIGKGYLGIWLAHTGFGLPLAVYLLRNYMVGLPREVIESARVDGATDFQIFRRIVLPLSFPALASFAIFQFLWVWNDLLVATVFLGNTREQLVMTGVLRELMGSKGGEWEILATSAFISIAVPLIVFFSMQRYLVRGLLAGSVKGG, from the coding sequence ATGGAAGGCATGGCCGGACAGAAATCATCGCTGACATGGGTGGTCAACATCTCCGCCTTCCTGCTTGTGCTGGCATGGACGATCCCGACCCTCGGGCTCTTCGTGTCCTCATTCCGTGATCGCGACCAGATCGCGAGCAGTGGCTGGTGGGCGTCATTCTCGGCATCCGAGCAGACCGGCTTCGTTCGCACCGGAACCGATGACGACGCCACCCAGGTCGATGGCCTCTACGTGATCGAGGGCACGGTGCTCGAAGGAGATCAGAAACTGACCGCGTGGGGCATCCGCTCGCGCGAGCCGGGGGCATTCCAGCCCGGCGAGACAACAGAGATCGAGGATGGCTGGCAGCTCACCGTGAACGAGGATGGCAGCTATCGCCTGACCTCGGAAGCGCCCTTCGAGATGCGGCGGGGAGAGAGGATCTTCACCACGACCAAGGCGCCCGCGAACCTGACGACCGCGAACTATCAGCGGGTGCTGACCGCAGAGGGGCTGGGCCGCGCCTTCATGAACACGCTGACGGTGGCGATCCCGGCGACGGTGATCCCGATCCTGATCGCGGCTTTCGCGGCCTATGCGTTGGCCTGGATGCAGTTCCCGGGGCGGGCATTGCTGACTGCAGCGGTGGTGGGGCTGTTGGTCGTGCCCCTGCAGGTTTCTCTGATCCCGCTGTTGCAGATGCATAACAGCATCGGCATCGGCAAGGGATATCTGGGGATATGGCTGGCGCATACCGGCTTTGGCCTGCCGCTGGCCGTGTATCTCTTGCGAAACTACATGGTCGGATTGCCACGCGAGGTGATCGAATCCGCCCGTGTGGACGGCGCGACCGATTTCCAGATCTTCCGCCGCATCGTCCTGCCCCTGTCCTTCCCGGCGCTGGCCAGCTTCGCGATCTTCCAGTTCCTCTGGGTCTGGAACGACTTGCTGGTGGCGACGGTGTTTCTTGGCAACACGCGGGAACAACTGGTCATGACCGGGGTCCTGCGTGAGCTCATGGGCTCTAAAGGCGGCGAATGGGAAATCCTGGCGACCTCGGCCTTCATCTCGATCGCGGTGCCGCTGATCGTCTTCTTCTCAATGCAAAGATACCTGGTCCGCGGCCTCCTGGCGGGATCGGTCAAAGGTGGTTGA
- a CDS encoding ABC transporter ATP-binding protein → MADLKLVNIAKSYGDVNVLRNIDLDITSGEFIVFVGPSGCGKSTLLRMIAGLEQITDGTLDIDGQRVNDIPPSQRGIAMVFQSYALYPHMTVRDNMAFALKIAGKSRDEIREATDRAGKMLQLTPYLDRLPKALSGGQRQRVAIGRALVRDPKVYLFDEPLSNLDAALRVATRIEIAQLKESMPDRTMIYVTHDQTEAMTLADRIVVLAGGGIAQVGAPLELYERPINEFVAGFIGSPAMNFLPGKVTEVGQETTVALDAGGEARVAIPTRAGDEGMSVNLGVRPEDMFETDGPALFEGKVDLTEALGEVTLLYFGTNVEAAPVIAKLPGIHAGYSGRTVRLTAKPEAMHLFHDGESLLYRDGVELPPYQPRTANAG, encoded by the coding sequence ATGGCCGATTTGAAGCTCGTGAATATCGCCAAGTCCTATGGCGATGTGAATGTCTTGCGCAATATCGACCTGGATATCACATCCGGGGAATTCATCGTCTTTGTGGGCCCGTCCGGTTGCGGAAAGTCCACGCTCTTGCGGATGATTGCCGGGCTCGAGCAGATCACCGACGGGACGCTGGATATCGACGGGCAGCGGGTGAATGACATCCCGCCAAGTCAGCGCGGCATCGCGATGGTGTTCCAGTCCTATGCGCTCTATCCGCATATGACGGTGCGCGACAACATGGCCTTCGCGCTCAAGATCGCTGGCAAGTCCAGGGACGAGATCAGGGAGGCGACCGACCGCGCCGGCAAGATGCTGCAACTGACCCCCTACCTGGACCGCCTGCCCAAGGCATTGTCTGGCGGCCAGCGTCAGCGCGTGGCCATCGGCAGGGCACTGGTGCGCGACCCCAAGGTCTATCTTTTCGACGAACCGCTCTCGAACCTCGATGCCGCGCTGCGGGTAGCGACCCGGATCGAGATCGCGCAGCTCAAGGAATCCATGCCCGACCGCACGATGATCTATGTCACCCATGACCAGACCGAGGCGATGACGCTGGCCGACCGCATCGTCGTGCTGGCCGGTGGCGGCATCGCACAGGTCGGGGCACCGCTGGAGCTTTACGAACGGCCGATCAACGAATTCGTCGCGGGGTTCATCGGCTCGCCCGCGATGAATTTCCTGCCCGGCAAGGTCACGGAGGTGGGACAGGAAACCACCGTTGCTCTGGATGCGGGCGGCGAGGCGCGCGTCGCCATCCCCACCCGCGCCGGGGACGAGGGGATGTCCGTCAATCTCGGCGTCCGCCCCGAGGACATGTTCGAGACCGACGGTCCGGCGCTGTTCGAGGGCAAGGTCGATCTGACCGAGGCCCTGGGCGAAGTCACGCTGCTCTATTTCGGCACCAACGTGGAAGCCGCGCCGGTCATTGCCAAGCTGCCCGGCATCCATGCCGGCTATTCCGGCAGGACCGTCCGCCTGACCGCCAAGCCAGAGGCAATGCACCTGTTCCATGACGGGGAATCGCTGCTCTATCGTGACGGGGTCGAATTGCCGCCCTATCAGCCGCGAACGGCAAACGCGGGGTAG
- a CDS encoding GAF domain-containing protein, with protein sequence MVHRSHADLVAEQSQSKSATSALTASWRRSMLKHGLDPGDRRRPERLSQPELATRREAMERFLHVAAPQLDQLYNLVCLSGCNVLLTDSEGVVLDQRMSEADAAQFRDWGLWQGADWSEAVQGTNGIGTCLVEGRQVTIHRDEHFHTRNIGMSCMDAPIWGPDGRLLAALDVSSARADQTERYNRLISAQIMQTAKAIEAVFFRASFPDARIVVASDEEGGDAAMLLAVDKDDLAVGATRAARRALGLEREGAIRPRPAADLLGREDEMSGFDKAERAAVARALARAGGNVSAAARALGIGRATMYRRMARLGLGEK encoded by the coding sequence ATGGTGCATCGCAGCCACGCCGATCTGGTGGCCGAGCAATCGCAGTCGAAATCCGCGACATCGGCGCTGACCGCGTCATGGCGGCGCTCGATGCTGAAGCACGGGCTTGATCCCGGCGACCGGCGGCGTCCCGAAAGGCTGTCTCAACCCGAACTGGCCACCCGCCGCGAGGCGATGGAACGTTTCCTGCATGTCGCCGCCCCGCAGCTCGATCAGCTTTACAATCTGGTGTGCCTGTCCGGCTGCAACGTGCTCTTGACGGATTCCGAGGGCGTGGTGCTGGATCAGCGCATGAGCGAGGCGGATGCCGCGCAATTCCGGGATTGGGGGCTGTGGCAAGGCGCCGACTGGTCCGAGGCAGTGCAGGGCACCAACGGCATCGGCACCTGCCTGGTCGAGGGGCGGCAGGTCACCATTCACCGTGACGAGCATTTCCATACCCGCAATATCGGCATGTCCTGCATGGACGCGCCGATCTGGGGCCCGGATGGACGCTTGCTGGCCGCGCTGGATGTCAGCTCTGCCCGCGCCGATCAGACCGAGCGATATAACCGGCTGATCTCGGCGCAGATCATGCAGACCGCCAAGGCGATCGAGGCGGTGTTCTTCCGCGCCAGCTTTCCCGATGCCCGCATCGTCGTGGCCTCGGACGAAGAGGGCGGCGATGCGGCCATGCTGCTGGCGGTGGACAAGGACGATCTGGCCGTGGGCGCCACCCGTGCCGCCCGCCGCGCCCTCGGGCTGGAGCGCGAAGGCGCGATCCGTCCCCGCCCCGCCGCCGATCTGCTGGGCCGCGAGGACGAGATGTCGGGCTTCGACAAGGCCGAACGCGCTGCCGTCGCCCGCGCATTGGCGCGTGCCGGCGGCAATGTCTCGGCCGCGGCAAGGGCGCTCGGCATCGGCCGGGCGACCATGTATCGGCGCATGGCGAGGCTAGGTCTGGGTGAAAAATAA
- the adh gene encoding aldehyde dehydrogenase translates to MPNDQTHEFKGVGVMPFAKRYDNFIGGKWTAPKSGKYFTNTTPITGGEIGEIARSNADDIEAALDAAHAAKDKWGRTSAAERSGVLLKIADRMEQNLELLAAAETWDNGKPIRETMAADLPLAIDHFRYFAGVLRAQEGGISEIDSDTIAYHFHEPLGVVGQIIPWNFPILMATWKLAPALAAGNCVVLKPAEQTPAGIMVWADLIGDLLPPGVLNIVNGFGLEAGKPLASNPRIAKIAFTGETTTGRLIMQYASENLIPVTLELGGKSPNIFFEDVTREDDDFFDKAIEGFVMFALNQGEVCTCPSRALIHESIYDRFMERALARVKAIKQGDPRESDTMIGAQASSEQKEKILSYFDIGRQEGAEVLTGGKAADLGGDLSSGYYVEPTILKGHNKMRVFQEEIFGPVVSVTTFKDQEEALSIANDTLYGLGAGVWSREANTCYRFGRAIKAGRVWTNCYHAYPAHAAFGGYKQSGIGRENHRMMLDHYQQTKNMLVSYSPKKLGFF, encoded by the coding sequence ATGCCGAACGATCAGACGCATGAATTCAAGGGCGTGGGCGTGATGCCCTTCGCCAAGCGCTATGACAATTTCATCGGCGGCAAATGGACCGCCCCGAAATCGGGAAAATACTTCACCAACACCACCCCGATTACCGGCGGCGAGATCGGCGAAATCGCCCGCTCGAACGCCGATGATATCGAGGCGGCACTGGACGCCGCCCATGCCGCCAAGGATAAATGGGGCCGGACCTCGGCTGCCGAGCGTTCCGGGGTTCTGTTGAAAATCGCAGACCGGATGGAGCAGAACCTCGAACTGCTTGCCGCCGCCGAAACATGGGACAATGGCAAGCCCATCCGCGAAACCATGGCCGCCGACCTGCCGCTGGCCATTGACCATTTCCGCTATTTCGCAGGCGTTCTGCGGGCGCAGGAAGGCGGAATCTCCGAAATCGACTCTGATACCATCGCCTATCATTTCCACGAGCCGCTTGGCGTTGTCGGCCAGATCATTCCGTGGAATTTCCCGATCCTGATGGCAACGTGGAAGCTGGCCCCGGCGCTGGCCGCAGGCAATTGCGTGGTGCTGAAACCGGCCGAACAGACCCCGGCGGGGATCATGGTCTGGGCCGATCTGATCGGCGATCTGCTGCCTCCCGGTGTGTTGAACATCGTCAACGGCTTCGGGCTGGAAGCTGGCAAGCCGCTGGCCTCGAACCCGCGCATCGCCAAGATCGCCTTTACTGGCGAAACCACGACCGGCCGGCTGATCATGCAATACGCATCGGAAAACCTGATCCCGGTGACGCTGGAGCTTGGCGGCAAATCCCCCAATATCTTCTTTGAGGACGTCACCCGCGAAGACGACGATTTCTTCGACAAGGCGATCGAGGGTTTCGTGATGTTCGCGCTGAACCAGGGCGAGGTCTGCACCTGCCCGTCGCGCGCCCTGATCCATGAATCGATCTATGACCGCTTCATGGAGCGCGCCCTTGCCCGTGTGAAGGCGATCAAGCAGGGCGATCCGCGTGAATCCGACACGATGATCGGCGCGCAGGCCAGTTCCGAGCAGAAGGAAAAGATCCTCAGCTATTTCGACATTGGACGCCAGGAAGGCGCCGAAGTGCTGACCGGCGGCAAGGCCGCGGATCTGGGCGGCGATCTCAGCTCGGGTTATTATGTCGAGCCGACCATCCTCAAGGGCCATAACAAGATGCGGGTCTTTCAAGAGGAAATCTTCGGTCCGGTCGTCTCGGTGACCACGTTCAAGGACCAGGAAGAGGCTTTGTCGATTGCCAACGACACGCTTTACGGTCTTGGAGCCGGTGTCTGGAGCCGCGAGGCCAATACCTGCTACCGCTTTGGCCGCGCGATCAAGGCGGGCAGGGTCTGGACGAACTGCTATCACGCCTATCCGGCCCACGCAGCCTTCGGCGGATACAAGCAGTCCGGCATTGGACGTGAAAATCACCGGATGATGCTGGATCACTATCAGCAGACCAAGAACATGCTGGTCAGCTATAGCCCCAAGAAACTGGGCTTCTTCTGA